One segment of Nostoc piscinale CENA21 DNA contains the following:
- a CDS encoding DMT family transporter codes for MTSLRRWHRFIDRIPSQAYLWLAIVIFGASGAITRKLTEIGSQNLINGRNPISLCNVLFVGNICALLVLILIYRQQWNKTALKQISVKNWLVLSVVSILSGALAPGLIFQALALTNVNNVILVGRLEPPLALALSIWLLKERVNLWEIIGAIAAFIGVTLTVILQPSGSHITNMPGFHLGTGEILAAVAAVAAAISTVIGKKSVSHIPLGIFTIYRTALGTIVFFFLAVKLYGQHHFVEVFSPFLWQWMLLYSVVIVVLGQSLWFKGLRASSVSVASLVGSFTPIAGILAAYFILDEAPTLPQYIGGSLIVIGIFISQLGVMRQTRRVTTANQVNSTEVQQVESEMGFKGI; via the coding sequence GTGACTAGCCTGAGAAGATGGCATCGTTTCATTGATAGAATTCCCAGTCAAGCCTATCTCTGGCTCGCAATTGTCATTTTCGGCGCATCTGGCGCAATTACGCGCAAATTAACAGAAATTGGCTCGCAAAACTTAATAAATGGCAGAAACCCGATTTCTTTATGTAATGTCTTGTTCGTGGGTAATATCTGCGCCTTATTGGTTCTAATTCTGATCTATAGGCAGCAGTGGAACAAAACAGCATTGAAGCAAATATCTGTAAAGAATTGGTTAGTGTTGTCGGTAGTTTCTATCCTATCAGGAGCTTTAGCCCCTGGATTAATTTTTCAGGCATTGGCGCTCACGAATGTCAATAATGTGATTTTAGTTGGCAGATTAGAACCACCGCTGGCTTTAGCTTTATCAATTTGGTTATTGAAAGAAAGAGTAAATCTGTGGGAAATTATTGGTGCGATCGCAGCTTTTATTGGTGTGACACTAACTGTCATACTCCAACCATCAGGAAGTCATATAACTAATATGCCAGGATTTCACTTGGGTACAGGCGAAATCCTAGCAGCCGTCGCCGCCGTCGCCGCCGCTATATCTACCGTGATTGGGAAAAAATCTGTCTCCCACATTCCTTTAGGAATTTTTACCATTTATCGCACTGCTTTAGGTACTATCGTATTTTTCTTTCTGGCTGTAAAGTTGTACGGTCAACATCATTTTGTCGAAGTATTTTCGCCTTTTTTGTGGCAGTGGATGTTGCTTTATAGTGTGGTGATTGTCGTCTTAGGCCAGTCCCTGTGGTTTAAAGGTTTGAGAGCTTCTAGTGTATCTGTAGCTTCTTTAGTTGGCTCATTTACCCCCATTGCAGGCATTTTGGCAGCTTATTTTATCTTAGATGAAGCTCCAACGTTACCTCAATATATAGGTGGTAGTTTGATTGTCATTGGCATATTTATCAGCCAATTGGGAGTGATGCGCCAAACTCGTAGAGTAACTACCGCCAATCAGGTAAACTCTACCGAAGTGCAACAAGTAGAAAGCGAAATGGGATTTAAAGGTATTTAG
- a CDS encoding ParM/StbA family protein has product MINIYCADIGNYSSITALRGEKPKVMRSVLVDMTATSASRGIDSDDSPSVKLGNKFLVLGDRAVKQKNPQAAAERGKQLPEFVKPFALAGLRQDFEGTVRFLVPDRDRIEEESIKSCLIDSHQVIVNSRNYQHRIKNVEFYLETDVAVIHAYKTGKLDPEGDTLGIDIGGGTTNYVVMTPNGEVLTRRSIPKVGGVSLANDIINSDLIQNYARQDKCAFKVAKMMDAIADGSLIYGRKYDFSSVFPDLLENWFNGLMDGITTAANDYLADVTNIMLIGGCSNLVRHKLSSKTGFYIPVDPQLSNIQALLAM; this is encoded by the coding sequence GTGATAAACATTTACTGTGCTGACATCGGCAACTATTCCAGCATCACAGCCTTGAGAGGTGAAAAACCAAAAGTGATGCGCTCCGTATTGGTGGACATGACTGCTACCTCAGCCTCTCGCGGGATTGATAGTGATGATTCACCCAGTGTCAAACTAGGCAATAAATTTTTAGTTTTGGGAGATAGAGCCGTTAAACAGAAAAATCCACAAGCGGCTGCTGAGAGAGGTAAACAGTTACCAGAATTTGTAAAACCTTTCGCCCTGGCCGGCTTGCGGCAAGATTTTGAGGGAACTGTAAGGTTTTTAGTCCCTGATCGCGATCGCATAGAAGAAGAATCAATTAAAAGTTGCTTAATTGACTCTCATCAAGTAATTGTTAATAGCCGGAATTACCAACACAGAATTAAGAACGTCGAATTTTATCTTGAAACTGATGTGGCTGTTATCCACGCCTATAAAACTGGCAAGCTCGATCCAGAGGGCGACACACTTGGCATCGACATCGGCGGAGGCACAACCAACTACGTTGTCATGACTCCTAATGGTGAAGTGCTAACCCGTCGTTCAATCCCCAAAGTAGGCGGTGTTTCTCTGGCTAACGACATCATCAACTCTGACCTAATCCAGAACTACGCGAGACAGGATAAATGCGCTTTTAAAGTTGCGAAGATGATGGACGCGATCGCTGATGGAAGTCTTATTTATGGACGTAAATACGATTTCAGTTCAGTCTTCCCTGACTTATTAGAAAACTGGTTTAACGGGTTGATGGATGGCATTACTACAGCAGCTAACGATTATCTTGCAGATGTAACCAACATTATGCTGATTGGTGGCTGTAGCAATTTAGTCCGTCACAAATTGAGTTCTAAGACTGGGTTTTATATTCCTGTTGACCCTCAACTCTCAAATATTCAAGCTTTACTGGCGATGTGA
- a CDS encoding type II toxin-antitoxin system RelE/ParE family toxin, which produces MTEEQSQKRVPARFYKNENGAEPARDWLKELNKEDRTIIGADIKTVEFGWPIGMPTCRPMKDGLFEVRTNLSNGRIARVLFCFFKGEMILLHGFIKKAQKTPPQELTLALKRKRILEAQG; this is translated from the coding sequence ATGACTGAAGAACAGAGCCAAAAGCGCGTTCCTGCGCGATTCTATAAAAATGAAAATGGTGCGGAACCTGCGCGTGATTGGTTAAAGGAGCTAAACAAAGAAGATCGAACAATAATCGGCGCTGATATAAAAACAGTTGAGTTTGGATGGCCAATTGGGATGCCAACTTGCCGTCCAATGAAAGACGGTTTATTTGAAGTGCGAACTAATTTATCCAATGGAAGAATTGCCCGTGTTTTATTTTGTTTTTTTAAGGGAGAAATGATACTCCTACATGGGTTCATCAAAAAGGCTCAAAAAACGCCACCACAAGAATTAACCCTAGCATTAAAACGTAAACGTATTTTGGAGGCACAAGGATGA
- a CDS encoding DUF732 domain-containing protein, which produces MRKLTAFIFTLGLLTPYPVIAQPISPESLYLKLVDYQLKQSGNFLIGITNDRKIIDGKFVCRRFRSGASKEEIINTFLRVVSEFDPQIDSPSGNAMLEYLSVTSATGVTIFCPEFKGWTRFR; this is translated from the coding sequence ATGCGTAAACTAACTGCTTTTATTTTTACTTTAGGTTTACTCACTCCTTACCCTGTTATCGCTCAACCCATTTCGCCAGAATCGCTATATTTGAAATTGGTTGATTATCAATTAAAACAGTCTGGTAATTTCCTTATAGGTATTACCAACGATCGCAAAATAATTGATGGTAAATTTGTTTGTCGGCGATTTCGTAGCGGTGCATCAAAGGAAGAAATCATAAATACATTTTTGAGAGTAGTTTCAGAGTTTGACCCTCAAATAGATTCGCCATCCGGCAACGCTATGCTGGAATATTTATCAGTTACATCCGCAACTGGAGTAACAATATTTTGTCCAGAGTTTAAGGGATGGACTAGATTTCGTTAA
- a CDS encoding septal ring lytic transglycosylase RlpA family protein, with product MELPKLIVELVGDYSRLQNDIREARRQALINVQQFEKDLVISPQLVINPTEIKRAAQTTAQVFQEALRLNKIDITSSIIVNQTTVRNIGRQVSAGLAVGINSNTNQTKKAASDLAGLTIDETKRRLRIKSPSKVFAEIGQDIVKGLIEGIGIGGGLSVTGAISGLVGGAINTARNLVSTSLSFTADSINKFSDLKSFESQLRLIEGSSNSLKFIREESDRLSLSLDAARKAYIGLAASAKGTELESEVKRIFSAVSSAARVFNLSNDNYLGALTAIQQIISKNKITAEELRGQLGERLYGAINITARALGITTQQLDKLLESGQLSAKFLSQFATQLEKELGQGVEQASNNSTASLNRLQNQVVELQESLGKAVEPGVIAGLDFAQKTLIELSKEGLFNDVNKGALEFRDYLAQNPELAKQTAQAIASLAKDAIKLASDGARSLLDYLKQNPNAIKDATTAFGNFGKGVGDAVKLARDLLGVFENIGKTIDSFYDRISKTLGGTSEQQKQFENFLRYGPLSFFFKGNQGQAQQGLVSGLLSGLSATTSNTPNTPSNRVISPVDSRFPVTSEYGWRSIFGRRQFHKGIDYGTPMGTDVKAPTSGVISRVFNDNGGGLTVTLKSITESGQKVEQSFLHLSRTLVKEGDRISQGQVIAKSGNSGARTTGAHLDWRIKINGQQVNPRDFLRMNISVPASSSTPQKQQQNQQPWQKAAASWYGKPDGFHGRPTASGEIFNADAMTLAHKTLPFGTKVEFRNPETGTTAIGTVNDRGPFVKGREFDLSEGLARKLGTLNSNLSKPNIEYRIINGGQSQPQSSTITPQQQPPEIRAILQGAEEKARVERRNALRQTQDQIQSALRAAREVSQNSSLFPSADERNTRQSQQRLQQIYDQITQLQRQKEDAQSRIKINQTQISSGSLSPDVTSDLNNQINLDTTLIQKLDESLASLRESWRKTSEEYAKFNERDRQFRQQQSDLRVFQSSNEILVERVEQLRELSKLNPYAKELESLPHLEKELELNQQQIKVNQDLLNLENQRDRNEINQQEYLNRLNAIKNLNAEELKTIDIRHKLARTNEFLRQGQLKLDETLRRNSAMVERLRTGIDLRNVGIGTGDHITLQRDADLIENRSSYLQQRQQLQERALLEELPIDQIKAERLRLFLRFNERNQIINAQSQRNIDDINFNSSNRVNESLQNLINGRADYLGLYGLDTKKLQKQSATISQNLDFRNQIKDLEKLKDTGEITADAFAQVKSNLEILNKVRLDTINAQFNDFIEVIKGVKSDTEGIFKDFILGTKTLDESLNSIFQSILNNLANLAAKMLSDQLFSSFLGRGKTPDFAGTDGGFNLLGTLGSLAGGLFGSSNSVPSVDAGDIVDAVSGSFFYDFKPFAKGGMVGELARGLQSERTLSGYRPRLIIANEGERVLNPEETKLWNSLQQSGKLPNFSSGGMINDRIGTIANLGQNGDTFNVSSVVQVPGTSTNGYDLPRLEKVIEAKIQQVIKDERRPGGSINRGGLYNR from the coding sequence ATGGAACTGCCAAAATTAATAGTAGAACTGGTTGGTGATTATTCCCGACTTCAAAACGATATCAGAGAAGCTAGACGACAGGCACTAATCAACGTCCAACAGTTTGAAAAAGATTTAGTAATTAGCCCTCAACTGGTCATTAATCCCACTGAAATAAAACGGGCGGCGCAAACAACAGCCCAAGTCTTTCAAGAGGCTTTACGGTTAAACAAAATTGACATTACATCGTCAATTATCGTTAATCAAACCACTGTCCGAAATATTGGTAGACAAGTTAGTGCGGGGTTAGCAGTTGGAATTAACTCGAACACTAATCAAACCAAAAAAGCGGCTAGTGATTTGGCAGGATTAACTATTGATGAAACCAAACGAAGATTAAGAATTAAATCCCCTTCAAAAGTATTTGCTGAAATTGGACAGGATATTGTCAAAGGTCTTATTGAAGGTATTGGTATAGGTGGTGGACTATCAGTCACAGGCGCAATCTCTGGATTGGTTGGAGGTGCGATTAATACTGCTAGAAATTTAGTCAGTACTAGTTTATCTTTCACTGCCGACTCAATTAATAAATTTAGCGATTTAAAATCTTTTGAATCTCAATTAAGATTAATCGAAGGTAGTTCTAATAGCTTAAAATTCATTCGAGAAGAGAGCGATCGCTTGTCACTTTCGCTTGATGCTGCACGAAAGGCTTATATAGGTTTAGCGGCTTCCGCAAAAGGGACAGAGCTAGAATCTGAAGTTAAGAGGATTTTTTCTGCTGTTAGCAGTGCGGCGCGAGTTTTTAACTTGTCAAACGACAATTACTTAGGTGCGCTTACTGCAATTCAGCAGATTATTTCAAAAAATAAAATAACGGCAGAAGAATTAAGAGGTCAGCTTGGTGAAAGGCTTTATGGGGCGATAAATATTACAGCACGTGCATTAGGAATTACTACTCAGCAATTAGATAAATTACTAGAAAGTGGACAACTATCTGCTAAGTTTTTAAGTCAATTCGCTACACAGTTAGAAAAAGAATTAGGTCAGGGGGTAGAACAAGCAAGCAATAACTCTACAGCATCTTTGAATAGGCTGCAAAATCAAGTTGTAGAGCTACAAGAAAGTCTCGGTAAAGCAGTAGAACCCGGCGTAATTGCTGGCTTAGATTTCGCCCAAAAAACATTAATAGAATTAAGCAAAGAAGGCTTATTTAACGATGTAAATAAAGGTGCTTTGGAATTTCGTGATTATTTAGCACAGAATCCAGAATTAGCAAAACAAACAGCGCAGGCGATCGCATCTCTAGCCAAAGATGCAATTAAACTAGCTTCTGATGGCGCACGGTCTTTGTTGGACTACCTCAAACAAAACCCCAATGCTATCAAAGACGCTACAACTGCATTTGGTAACTTTGGCAAGGGCGTAGGCGATGCTGTAAAACTTGCTAGAGATTTACTAGGGGTCTTTGAAAATATTGGTAAAACTATTGATTCTTTCTACGACCGAATCAGTAAAACTCTTGGAGGAACATCTGAACAACAGAAACAATTTGAAAATTTCTTAAGGTATGGCCCGTTATCATTCTTTTTTAAAGGTAATCAAGGACAAGCGCAGCAAGGTTTAGTAAGTGGACTTTTATCAGGATTATCAGCCACTACATCTAATACACCAAATACACCTAGTAATAGAGTTATTTCACCTGTTGATAGTAGGTTCCCTGTCACCTCCGAGTATGGATGGCGCTCGATTTTTGGACGCAGACAATTTCATAAAGGCATTGATTACGGCACGCCAATGGGGACGGACGTAAAAGCCCCTACATCTGGTGTTATCTCCAGAGTTTTTAATGATAACGGCGGAGGTTTAACAGTAACCTTAAAATCAATTACTGAGTCAGGGCAAAAAGTTGAACAGTCATTTTTGCATTTGAGTAGGACTTTGGTTAAAGAGGGCGATCGCATCTCCCAAGGTCAAGTAATTGCTAAATCTGGCAATTCTGGCGCAAGAACAACAGGGGCGCATTTAGACTGGCGAATCAAAATTAATGGACAGCAGGTTAACCCTAGAGACTTCTTAAGAATGAATATCTCTGTCCCTGCATCCTCATCTACACCACAAAAACAGCAGCAGAATCAGCAACCTTGGCAGAAAGCGGCTGCTAGTTGGTACGGTAAACCAGATGGTTTCCACGGTAGACCTACAGCGTCAGGGGAAATCTTTAACGCCGATGCTATGACATTAGCTCACAAGACTTTACCTTTTGGTACTAAAGTAGAATTTCGTAATCCTGAAACCGGAACAACGGCGATCGGAACGGTAAACGACCGCGGCCCGTTCGTTAAAGGTAGAGAATTTGATTTAAGTGAAGGGTTAGCCCGTAAGCTAGGAACATTGAACTCAAACTTATCTAAGCCAAATATTGAATATAGAATAATTAACGGCGGACAGTCTCAACCTCAATCCAGTACCATCACACCACAACAACAACCGCCAGAAATTAGGGCTATTCTGCAAGGTGCGGAAGAAAAAGCGCGAGTAGAGCGTAGGAATGCCCTGAGACAAACCCAAGACCAGATTCAATCAGCTTTACGTGCAGCAAGGGAAGTTTCTCAAAATTCTTCTCTATTTCCTAGTGCTGATGAACGCAATACTCGCCAGTCACAGCAACGATTACAGCAGATTTATGACCAGATTACCCAGTTACAACGCCAGAAAGAAGACGCGCAATCAAGAATTAAAATTAATCAAACTCAGATTAGTAGCGGTAGTTTATCACCTGATGTTACCAGTGATTTAAACAATCAAATCAATCTGGATACGACGCTGATTCAAAAACTAGATGAATCATTGGCATCGTTGAGAGAATCATGGCGTAAAACTTCTGAGGAGTACGCTAAATTCAATGAACGCGATCGCCAGTTCAGACAACAACAATCTGACTTGCGAGTATTCCAGTCTAGTAACGAAATTTTGGTAGAAAGAGTTGAGCAGTTGCGCGAACTATCAAAACTAAATCCTTACGCTAAAGAACTAGAATCACTGCCGCATTTAGAAAAAGAATTAGAACTAAATCAACAGCAAATAAAAGTTAATCAAGACTTATTAAATCTTGAAAATCAGCGTGATAGAAACGAAATTAACCAACAAGAATATTTAAACAGATTAAATGCAATCAAAAATCTGAATGCTGAAGAACTAAAAACAATTGACATTCGCCATAAATTAGCTCGAACTAATGAATTTTTACGCCAAGGACAGCTAAAGCTTGACGAAACACTAAGACGTAACTCGGCAATGGTAGAGCGCCTTAGAACTGGTATAGATTTAAGAAACGTGGGCATTGGGACAGGCGATCACATCACCTTACAACGAGATGCAGATTTGATTGAAAATAGAAGCAGCTACCTGCAACAGCGCCAACAGTTGCAAGAAAGAGCATTACTTGAAGAATTGCCAATTGACCAAATAAAAGCGGAGAGGTTGAGATTATTTTTACGGTTTAATGAACGAAATCAAATAATTAACGCTCAATCTCAGCGAAATATTGATGATATTAATTTCAATAGCTCGAATAGAGTTAATGAGTCATTACAGAATTTAATTAACGGTCGTGCTGATTATTTAGGGTTGTATGGTCTGGATACTAAAAAATTACAAAAACAATCTGCGACTATTTCTCAAAACTTAGATTTTAGGAACCAGATTAAAGATTTAGAAAAACTTAAAGATACTGGCGAAATTACAGCCGATGCCTTTGCTCAAGTTAAGTCTAATTTAGAAATTTTGAATAAGGTAAGGTTAGACACCATTAACGCTCAGTTTAATGATTTTATCGAAGTAATTAAGGGCGTTAAGTCTGACACCGAAGGTATTTTTAAGGATTTTATTCTAGGAACAAAAACACTTGACGAATCGCTAAATAGCATCTTCCAAAGTATCCTCAATAATTTGGCTAATCTTGCCGCTAAGATGCTATCAGATCAGTTGTTTAGCTCATTTTTAGGACGCGGTAAAACGCCAGACTTTGCAGGAACTGACGGCGGATTTAATTTACTTGGGACTCTTGGTAGCTTGGCTGGGGGATTATTTGGTAGTAGTAACAGTGTTCCGTCCGTCGATGCTGGCGATATCGTAGACGCGGTTAGCGGTAGTTTCTTCTACGATTTCAAACCTTTTGCTAAGGGTGGTATGGTCGGCGAATTGGCCAGAGGTCTGCAATCTGAAAGAACATTAAGCGGCTATCGACCTAGACTCATCATTGCTAATGAGGGCGAAAGAGTTTTAAATCCAGAAGAAACTAAACTTTGGAATAGTTTACAGCAGTCGGGTAAACTGCCAAATTTTAGTAGCGGCGGTATGATTAACGATCGCATTGGCACAATTGCCAACCTTGGTCAAAATGGAGATACTTTCAATGTTTCTTCGGTTGTGCAAGTTCCCGGCACAAGCACCAATGGCTACGACCTACCGCGCCTTGAAAAAGTAATTGAGGCGAAGATCCAGCAAGTAATTAAAGATGAGCGCCGCCCCGGCGGAAGTATCAATCGCGGCGGACTGTATAATCGGTGA
- a CDS encoding AI-2E family transporter gives MNLSVNHLLKWLIFTLLFPLLFLNGWLLLRFFQYFQPLVTILVLASLFAFILNFPVALLERKGLNRNYGVTLVFVLASLILVIFAITLLPIVHEQFNEMVKLLPQWIDSSETKLQVLNDWAFSQNTRIDFSQIFTKITDKIPDEVEYLSDKLLSIIIDTIDSVSGALITVVLSFYLLLDGSRLWHAILKKLPWDSAQKIGKSIQQNFQNYLIGQGTLALLMGLAQTFMFLVFQVQFGLLFGLGVGILSLIPFGDVFSLIVITLIIATHDFWLAVKVLAVAVIIDQLIDQAIAPRLLGSFTGLRPIWVLISLLVGTYIGGVLGLIIAVPVAGFIKDVADGFAVSNHSDTAVVGEDAEMLPQESTSA, from the coding sequence ATCAATTTATCAGTTAATCACCTCCTAAAGTGGCTAATTTTCACACTGTTGTTTCCGCTATTATTTCTTAATGGATGGCTATTATTAAGGTTTTTTCAATATTTTCAACCTTTGGTAACTATCCTTGTATTAGCATCTTTATTTGCGTTTATTTTAAATTTTCCTGTTGCTTTACTAGAGAGGAAAGGATTAAACCGCAACTATGGAGTTACACTAGTTTTTGTTTTAGCTTCGTTGATATTAGTAATTTTTGCAATTACGTTATTGCCTATAGTACATGAGCAATTTAATGAAATGGTGAAATTACTACCCCAATGGATTGATTCTAGTGAGACTAAATTACAGGTTTTAAATGATTGGGCTTTTAGCCAGAACACTCGCATAGACTTTAGTCAGATTTTTACGAAAATTACGGATAAAATTCCTGATGAAGTGGAATATCTTTCAGATAAGCTGTTAAGCATTATCATCGACACCATTGATAGTGTTTCTGGTGCATTAATTACAGTAGTGTTAAGCTTTTATTTGTTATTAGATGGTTCAAGATTGTGGCACGCTATACTTAAGAAGTTGCCTTGGGATTCTGCCCAAAAAATTGGTAAATCAATCCAACAAAACTTTCAAAATTACTTGATTGGTCAAGGCACATTAGCTTTATTGATGGGACTTGCCCAAACATTCATGTTTTTAGTATTTCAAGTCCAGTTTGGATTGCTTTTTGGCTTAGGAGTAGGAATTTTAAGCTTAATTCCCTTTGGCGATGTGTTTAGTTTGATTGTAATTACTTTAATTATCGCTACCCATGATTTTTGGTTAGCAGTTAAAGTTTTAGCAGTAGCGGTGATTATAGATCAACTCATTGACCAAGCGATCGCGCCGCGCTTGTTAGGAAGTTTCACCGGGCTAAGACCAATTTGGGTGTTAATTTCTTTATTAGTAGGAACTTACATTGGTGGCGTTTTAGGGTTAATTATTGCTGTACCAGTGGCTGGTTTTATTAAAGATGTTGCAGATGGCTTTGCTGTATCGAATCATTCTGATACTGCGGTTGTCGGTGAAGATGCAGAAATGTTACCCCAAGAATCTACATCTGCTTGA
- a CDS encoding helix-turn-helix domain-containing protein produces the protein MNKNPHIGSSLDDLFEEEGILEEINLIATKRVIAWRISEAMNEKNLNKTAMAKKMGTSRSSLSRLLDPNNTSVSLDTIERAAKVVGKRVKFELVDIV, from the coding sequence ATGAATAAGAATCCTCATATTGGTTCATCTCTTGATGACCTTTTTGAAGAAGAAGGGATACTTGAAGAAATTAACCTAATTGCCACAAAGCGTGTTATTGCATGGCGAATTAGCGAAGCAATGAACGAAAAAAATTTAAACAAGACTGCAATGGCAAAAAAGATGGGAACAAGCAGATCATCTCTTAGTCGCTTGCTAGATCCAAATAACACATCCGTTAGTTTGGATACTATAGAACGCGCTGCTAAAGTAGTTGGTAAACGGGTAAAGTTTGAGTTAGTTGATATAGTGTAA
- a CDS encoding ribbon-helix-helix domain-containing protein: protein MSANPTPRYKGKRINLTVPLDLYEKVEKLAEEETRPVAQMFLRLAQEGFEARKEKDK, encoded by the coding sequence ATGTCTGCTAATCCAACACCAAGATATAAAGGAAAGCGTATTAATTTAACCGTTCCACTAGATTTGTACGAAAAAGTAGAAAAATTGGCAGAGGAAGAAACTCGACCAGTTGCTCAGATGTTTTTAAGACTTGCTCAAGAAGGTTTTGAAGCTAGAAAGGAGAAGGATAAATAA
- a CDS encoding ATP-binding protein, giving the protein MKDAKLSELNQRVYSLSPRLNLMLSVSILGAAFCTLAGHVGDGVAKKELCFYPKSARIHDAALEAEGDTERLLLGKKYCRYEQRSQIPQPYLTANQYRTSNPNYNEWAFLQHESLYVFRELPADNPLKHHFGLGAMFLGGLSLLLVGKAKDYLSDIRPHYRATKHFESVRANYSLKFGEQLLELSGNELIKYLRGIKIAEARQQFIASITPQQQTALLMAMSADDYYQFGHLLDGGRSFEKFEPVPPQLPHGDPGTVQEFVEQAAIAPTTSEAISEILQRIAREDGSTALCGDPGTGKSTVTREYIRQVEVNCPDADIRVLAVKNDSFNGLREQGKVTRFVGEDALDKAKTFFLGVQTEYNKRLEVIEDIREKLPPFIIILDDWLTIAAKLNKIKPEDLGFDFGQILFDVLIVGREYNMKFFVNLHSLNLKAIGIQELDQNTRKVLRLLLLGNRYCKDGREIDAYGVIEQAIMGNQVITHSKDKELVRAQYNELKAQSRSQHQPVMFAFVGGYYLGLVPKFQHTEVSDRPVTAQTREQLEAIYRRMEFDVSEDKASYKTQSHNLSPQAQALLGYLQRTGRDKAVIQEIQPNFKVKGDRFSSDELKRLFSELVENSLAVWIDANTIEINPDSDRQTE; this is encoded by the coding sequence ATGAAAGACGCAAAGTTATCAGAATTAAATCAGCGCGTTTATTCCCTGTCGCCGCGTCTCAATTTGATGCTTTCGGTATCGATTTTAGGCGCGGCTTTTTGTACTTTAGCAGGCCATGTCGGGGACGGTGTAGCTAAGAAAGAATTATGTTTTTACCCTAAATCAGCCCGGATACACGATGCAGCATTAGAGGCAGAAGGGGATACAGAGCGTTTACTTTTGGGTAAAAAATATTGTCGCTACGAACAGCGATCACAAATTCCCCAACCTTACTTGACTGCTAACCAATACCGCACTAGTAACCCAAACTATAACGAGTGGGCTTTTCTTCAGCATGAAAGCTTATATGTTTTTCGAGAACTGCCAGCCGATAACCCTTTAAAGCATCACTTTGGTTTAGGTGCGATGTTTCTGGGTGGACTTAGTTTATTACTAGTGGGCAAGGCTAAAGACTACCTCAGTGATATTAGACCCCACTACCGCGCCACTAAACATTTTGAGAGCGTGAGAGCTAATTACTCTTTAAAATTTGGTGAGCAGTTACTTGAACTGTCTGGAAATGAGTTGATTAAATACCTGCGTGGTATCAAAATTGCTGAGGCCAGACAGCAGTTTATTGCCAGCATCACCCCGCAGCAACAGACAGCCTTACTTATGGCGATGTCCGCCGATGATTATTATCAATTTGGTCACTTGTTGGATGGGGGGCGGAGCTTTGAGAAATTTGAGCCAGTACCACCCCAATTACCCCACGGCGATCCGGGTACTGTTCAAGAGTTTGTCGAGCAAGCAGCGATCGCGCCCACTACTAGCGAGGCAATCAGCGAAATATTGCAACGTATAGCGCGGGAGGATGGTAGTACCGCGCTGTGTGGCGATCCAGGTACGGGCAAAAGTACAGTCACCCGTGAATACATCCGGCAAGTTGAGGTTAATTGCCCCGATGCTGACATAAGAGTATTGGCAGTGAAAAATGACTCATTCAATGGATTAAGAGAACAAGGTAAAGTAACCCGATTTGTTGGGGAAGATGCCCTAGACAAAGCTAAAACATTCTTTTTAGGCGTTCAGACTGAGTACAACAAACGACTAGAGGTAATTGAGGATATACGCGAAAAGTTACCACCGTTTATCATCATTCTTGACGATTGGCTTACTATCGCCGCGAAACTCAACAAGATAAAACCAGAAGATTTAGGTTTTGATTTTGGTCAGATTCTTTTTGACGTGCTGATTGTTGGGCGTGAATATAACATGAAGTTTTTTGTTAACTTACATTCACTCAACCTAAAAGCAATTGGTATTCAGGAATTAGACCAAAATACACGTAAAGTTTTGCGTCTACTCTTGTTAGGCAACCGCTACTGCAAAGACGGACGTGAAATTGACGCTTACGGTGTGATTGAGCAAGCGATTATGGGGAATCAAGTAATTACCCATAGCAAGGATAAAGAATTAGTGAGAGCGCAGTATAACGAGTTAAAAGCGCAGTCCAGAAGCCAACATCAGCCCGTAATGTTTGCCTTTGTAGGGGGGTACTATTTAGGTTTAGTCCCAAAATTTCAACACACAGAAGTCAGCGATCGCCCAGTGACAGCCCAAACCAGGGAACAACTAGAGGCGATATATAGGCGGATGGAGTTTGATGTTAGTGAGGATAAAGCTTCTTACAAAACACAATCTCATAATTTATCGCCCCAAGCCCAAGCATTACTCGGTTATTTACAACGCACTGGCAGAGATAAAGCAGTGATTCAGGAGATACAGCCCAACTTTAAAGTTAAAGGCGATCGCTTCTCTTCTGACGAATTAAAGCGTCTGTTTAGCGAGTTGGTTGAGAATAGTCTGGCCGTCTGGATTGATGCAAATACCATCGAAATTAATCCAGATTCGGACAGACAGACAGAGTAG